Proteins found in one Amphiura filiformis chromosome 14, Afil_fr2py, whole genome shotgun sequence genomic segment:
- the LOC140170145 gene encoding uncharacterized protein, whose protein sequence is MDEIGPALPSEWKSERRREKYNKSESSSPSVSTIGPMVPQDLDIHVGPRLPPELTLHASDDSDLDESDEEQPGVSIGPTMPKSFKQKQPESSDEDSYGPRLPSSMSKKNDDMYGPTLPGLQKAFDDDDDMYGPSLPKSSSSSKPNLGRDDEAYGPALPKSSSTSSKLNKDTVDDDDDDDSYGPALPPSTYNQPAGGVKGPSLPPSRPPHHKEEAGDDDDEEEDDMIGPLPWMMQSASDTDAGQSAAEEFEARARAMKNKLTGKDEVKAPERESWMTELPGYYSKNFGLGPRTFRKRDVPDAGDRSGWTDTPADKARKEKERREGKSSAKKAKSSEDKEMRVSERDKHLSEQISGYNKSKRAESLMDMHTKERKEKLLAEGDQPKERRPFDRDVDLQVNRFDDARKKNMMKKAGQLGDKFSHSKEKMFL, encoded by the exons atggaTGAAATTGGGCCTGCTTTACCCTCCGAGTGGAAGTCTGAGAGGAGAAGAGAAAAGTATAACAAATCAG AATCTTCTTCACCGTCGGTCTCTACCATCGGTCCCATGGTGCCGCAAGATttagatatacatgtaggcccaagACTCCCACCAGAACTCACACTTCATGCCTCTGATGACTCTGATTTAGATGAAAGCGATGAAGAACAGCCTGGTGTGTCAATAGGCCCTACAATGCCAAAGAGTTTCAAACAGAAACAACCTGAGAGTTCCGACGAAGACTCATATGGACCACGATTACCATCAAGTATGAGCAAAAAGAATGATGATATGTATGGGccaacattacctgggttacaaaaagcatttgatgatgatgatgatatgtatGGCCCATCATTACCCAAAAGTTCATCATCATCAAAGCCAAACCTGGGTAGGGATGATGAAGCTTATGGGCCAGCATTGCCTAAAAGTTCCTCAACGTCTTCAAAACTAAACAAAGATactgtagatgatgatgatgatgatgattcatatGGGCCAGCCTTGCCACCTAGTACTTATAATCAACCTGCTGGTGGGGTGAAAGGGCCATCATTACCTCCAAGTAGGCCACCTCATCATAAGGAAGAGGCAGGGGATGATGACGATGAGGAGGAGGATGATATGATAGGACCGCTGCCATGGATGATGCAATCAGCATCAGATACAGATGCAGGGCAGTCGGCAGCAGAGGAGTTTGAAGCAAGAGCAAGGGCTATGAAAAATAAACTGACAGGAAAG GATGAAGTCAAAGCACCAGAAAGAGAATCCTGGATGACAGAGCTACCGGGCTACTACTCCAAGAATTTTGGCCTCGGTCCAAGGACGTTTCGAAAGAGAGATGTACCTGATGCGGGTGATAGATCTGGTTGGACTGACACACCTGCAGATAAGGCTAGGAAGGAAAAg GAAAGGAGAGAAGGTAAAAGTTCCGCCAAGAAAGCCAAGTCATCAGAGGATAAGGAAATGAGAGTATCAGAAAGAGATAAACATCTATCTGAACAGATATCAGGCTACAATAAATCCAAGAGAGCTGAGTCATTGATGGACATGCACAccaaggaaagaaaagaaaaactg TTGGCTGAAGGCGACCAGCCCAAGGAACGCAGACCATTTGACAGGGATGTAGATCTGCAAGTCAATAGATTTGATGACGCACGCAAGAAGAACATGATGAAGAAAGCTGGCCAGCTGGGGGACAAGTTCTCACACAGCAAAGAGAAAATGTTCTTGTAA
- the LOC140170144 gene encoding LOW QUALITY PROTEIN: uncharacterized protein (The sequence of the model RefSeq protein was modified relative to this genomic sequence to represent the inferred CDS: deleted 2 bases in 2 codons) codes for MAGDEDARKDEFSLGPFASESGITASDLTKPVAGKLTSIKYGLVLEIIDNIPSHSSKEAADILIRLAHQDSPIHQSNPDSLRQKIASAVTTRGRKKRNSKKTLLDFLKKEFVPPVTSAPRQPATTATKRTYEELEAENDEIKQELSLIEEEQKHLEDELHSVVQLSQRLSDELAEVVINHRTAITTHTKDIKKLKREKTRLQHAYELKSNELDNVNVKVNTLKQKSSAKSEKIKYLKKKVKRDTECNEKRLKEIHDLNESNKVMQEQMVQKDECLQVATKKMESAVKDRRTALKDLGQVKRRAKRNECILIARNESKIQQLKDTVKQNDARIRELEQLNELLEGDIIHTFEGGRFINELRETVMVLLTECNVSMQKVGKVISTVCKNLLGKLPDKLPSQGTLHRILNEAKFVAQAQIAEYMEEGGNPADLQGNTLHSDATTKFHRHYQGFQATLKDGQQISIGLVEVGAGDAETYLNAFKSIVGDLAEAMSCNDYDKSHKIAQLVASLKNTMGDQGPTNPQFNAQLKVFRETLLPSAVANWETLSTASKESIADMGNYFCKMHLFVNFATEADKVLKINEADVVAAGKNQFAFGTESGAARLVRTAAKALTTRGCDMSGMGANWLTYLEELNLKNHLISYRANRFNVLFYSAAATYYHRHHIYDFISSLPDPNNLLKAVHYDIQQKIYLAQIRALGVIDKVITGPFWRLVEKTPNVLELNKPLNDMLQKLKSWAINATPLLEQEPLFSNIDIHKDEVYDALFTESDDTDFTTYTQVALEMILTGMVLILERQAKDQLEGGKYFNPSETQQKSAQNVPTTNTVSERDFAVLDVLVRLKPAASCHSFETYILWLHNKPSEWLDRMNRDEKDKLLDMARGRYSSIREQYLKRKETLKQQHKQALKGKQEKKEKQEQRSRINKVAATDGVLEYGGVWTLDSCENAVQKVDSRNRKAAIYSQLKYHKKVLNSKGNHKLFQKTSQSVEYSETTLMENLKTVLELNEITADNVQSTATASTNLQYHANEETKNNVESSKAMMFQKSSEQRNHIKAKQQQTLLPELLANPTSLVGKRCKHKCREDDGTVEWFSATVTAINNIKSNVIGTKFDIIYDEFPADTWSFPLLMDLKKGDFMIIT; via the exons ATGGCAGGTGATGAAGATGCAAGAAAAGATGAATTTTCTCTTGGTCCCTTCGCCAGTGAGAGTGGAATTACGGCCAGTGACTTGACCAAGCCTGTTGCGGGGAAGTTGACATCAATCAAATATGGTCTTGTTCTGGAAATCATCGACAATATCCCAAGCCACAGTTCCAAGGAAGCAGCAGATATACTGATCAG GTTAGCTCATCAAGACTCTCCCATACACCAATCTAACCCAGATAGTCTCCGTCAGAAGATAGCCTCTGCAGTAACAACAAGGGGCAGGAAGAAGCGTAACAGCAAGAAGACCTTACTAGACTTTTTAAAGAAAGAGTTTGTACCTCCAGTTACATCAGCACCTCGACAACCGGCTACAACAGCAACAAAACGTACTTATGAAGAGCTCgaagcagaaaatgatgaaataaaGCAAGAACTCAGCCTTATTGAAGAAGAACAGAAGCATCTTGAAGACGAACTTCATAGTGTTGTCCAACTGTCCCAAAGACTATCAGATGAACTTGCTGAAGTGGTAATAAATCACAGAACTGCTATAACAACCCACACTAAAGATATAAAGAAACTCAAAAGAGAGAAAACTAGACTGCAACATGCATATGAACTGAAATCAAATGAACTAGACAATGTAAATGTAAAGGTCAATACATTGAAACAAAAGTCAAGTGCAAAGTCAGAAAAAATTAAATActtgaagaaaaaagtaaaacgTGATACAGAGTGTAATGAAAAAAGGTTGAAAGAAATAcatgatttaaatgaaagtaataaGGTAATGCAAGAACAAATGGTACAAAAAGATGAGTGCTTACAGGTGGCAACAAAGAAGATGGAAAGTGCAGTCAAGGATCGCCGTACAGCTTTAAAAGACTTGGGTCAGGTAAAGAGACGTGCAAAAAGAAATGAGTGTATCCTTATTGCTCGAAATGAGTCAAAAATTCAACAACTTAAAGACACAGTAAAGCAAAATGATGCGCGCATTAGAGAATTGGAGCAACTGAACGAATTACTTGAAGGAGACATCATTCACACCTTTGAAGGTGGTCGGTTTATCAATGAACTCCGAGAAACAGTAATGGTCCTTCTAACAGAGTGCAACGTAAGTATG CAAAAAGTGGGTAAAGTCATCAGCACAGTATGCAAGAACTTGTTGGGAAAACTGCCGGATAAGCTTCCGTCC CAGGGCACCCTTCACAGGATTTTGAACGAAGCCAAATTTGTTGCTCAGGCGCAGATCGCAGAGTACATGGAAGAAGGTGGTAATCCTGCTGATCTTCAAGGAAACACGCTGCATTCAGATGCAACAACAAAATTTCACAGACACTACCAGGGATTCCAGGCTACATTGAAAGATGGTCAGCAGATAAGTATAGGACTTGTAGAAGTAGGAGCTGGTGATGCTGAAACTTATCTGAATGCATTTAAAAGCATAGTGGGGGATCTGGCAGAGGCTATGAGCTGCAATGATTATGACAAGTCGCACAAAATTGCTCAATTAGTCGCCTCCCTGAAGAACACAATGGGAGACCAAGGGCCAACAAACCCACAGTTTAACGCACAACTTAAAGTATTTCGAGAAACCCTACTGCCTTCAGCCGTCGCAAACTGGGAAACATTGTCAACAGCATCAAAAGAGTCAATTGCAGACATGGGGAACTATTTCTGTAAAATGCATCTGTTTGTGAATTTTGCCACAGAGGCGGACAAAGTACTCAAGATCAACGAAGCAGATGTTGTTGCGGCAGGGAAGAACCAGTTTGCCTTTGGGACAGAGAGTGGGGCAGCACGTCTCGTAAGGACTGCAGCAAAGGCATTGACTACACGTGGTTGCGACATGTCAGGTATGGGTGCAAATTGGCTCACCTATTTGGAAGAACTAAACTTGAAGAACCACCTGATATCATATCGAGCCAATCGGTTTAATGTTCTGTTTTATAGTGCCGCTGCGACCTATTACCACAGACATCACATTTATGATTTCATCAGCTCGCTACCAGATCCAAATAATCTTCTCAAAGCAGTCCACTATGACATTCAACAGAAGATCTACCTCGCCCAAATACGTGCGCTTGGTGTCATCGACAAAGTCATAACAGGTCCTTTTTGGAGATTGGTGGAGAAGACTCCCAATGTACTGGAACTCAACAAACCACTTAATGACATGCTACAAAAACTCAAGTCTTGGGCTATCAATGCAACACCCTTGCTGGAGCAGGAACCTCTGTTTAGCAACATTGATATTCACAAAGATGAAGTATATGACGCCTTGTTTACAGAAAGTGACGACACAGATTTCACCACCTACACACAAGTAGCTTTGGAAATGATTCTAACAGGAATGGTATTAATTTTGGAAAGACAGGCTAAGGACCAACTTGAAGGTGGAAAATACTTCAATCCATCAGAGACACAGCAGAAGTCTGCACAGAATGTACCCACAACTAATACCGTTTCAGAGCGGGACTTCGCAGTTCTGGACGTATTAGTGCGTCTTAAACCAGCTGCATCCTGTCATTCATTTGAGACATATATCCTCTGGTTGCATAACAAACCAAGTGAATGGCTCGACAGGATGAATCGTGATGAAAAGGACAAGTTGTTGGATATGGCACGTGGGCGGTACAGCTCCATCCGAGAACAGTACTTGAAGAGAAAAGAAACATTGAAGCAGCAACATAAACAGGCACTGAAAGGAAAGCAAGAAAAGAAGGAAAAGCAAGAGCAGAGGAGTCGTATAAACAAAGTGGCAGCAACTGACGGTGTGCTAGAATACGGAGGGGTCTGGACACTGGATTCATGTGAGAATGCGGTACAAAAAGTGGATTCAAGAAACAGGAAAGCTGCAATTTATTCACAACTGAAGTATCACAAAAAAGTTTTGAACTCCAAGGGGAACCACAAGCTTTTCCAGAAGACGAGTCAAAGTGTTGAATACAGTGAAACTACACTCATGGAGAACTTGAAAACAGTTCTCGAACTGAATGAAATAACTGCTGACAATGTACAGAGTACTGCTACTGCAAGTACAAATCTACAGTACCATgcaaatgaagaaacaaagaacaATGTGGAATCCAGTAAAGCCATGATGTTCCAAAAGAGTTCGGAACAAAGAAATCATATCAAGGCAAAGCAGCAACAGACACTTCTCCCAGAACTTCTAGCCAATCCAACTTCATTAGTAGGGAAGAGATGTAAACACAAGTGTCGAGAGGATGATGGCACTGTAGAATGGTTCAGCGCTACTGTAACTGCAATTAACAACATCAAATCAAATGTCATCGGCACAAAATTCGATATTATTTACGATGAATTTCCTGCTGACACTTGGTCTTTCCCTCTCTTGATGGACCTGAAAAAGGGGGATTTTATGATTATTACTTAA